TTATGCCACGAAGGGAGAATCTATGAAAAAAATCGTTTTTGTCTGTCTTGGAAATATTTGTCGTAGCCCTATGGCTGAATTTGTCATGAAAGATTTGACAAATCAATTTCATATTGAAAGCCGTGCTACTTCAAACTGGGAACATGGTAATCCTATCTACCCTGGAACTCAGAAAATTTTCCAAAAGCACAATATTCCCTATGACCAAAATAAATCATCACAGCAAATGAGCCAGACAGATTTCGAAACATTTGATGTCATCATTGGTATGGACAGCAATAATGTCCGAGATTTACAGAAAATGGCACCAGCACATGCCCAAAATAAGATTTTTCAATTCGCAGAAAAATCCGTACCAGACCCTTGGTATACTGGAGATTTTGACGAAACCTACGAAATGGTAAAGAAAGGTTGCCAAGACTGGTTGGACAGGTTACAGTCATTTGACCAAGAATAAGATTTTTTATGTAATATTTTTGTAATATTTGTAAAAAAATGGTAAACTATTTCTGACTGAACTGATAATTTCTTACTGTATCCTAGAAAGAACTGATTAGCATCGGTCAAATCCTATGAAAGAGTAAAACGATGAAAGAGTTCAAATTACCTAGTATAAAATGGCATAATATAACAAGTCATTTCACCCGTCCAAAACTTGAAATCCTCTCCCTTATTATCATCCTCATCTGTGCCCTCTCTGTATTTACAGGGCGAATTGCCAGCAAGCAAGCCATGACTTTCAATAATGGCGCCCTGCAGTACAACGGTTATGTGGTTGCAAATAAAATGAATGGTCAAGGAAAATTGACATTTGATAATGGAGATGTCTACGAAGGACAATTTACAAATGGAATTTTCCACGGTCAAGGAACCTACACATCTGCAAGTGGGTGGGTTTATACCGGGCAATTTAAAAACGGCTATGCCGATGGAAAAGGAAAATTGACCACCGAAGGACAAGCTACCTACGAAGGAACTTTTAAACAGGGGATTTATCAATATGAAAATTAAATGGTTATCCGTTATACGTGTGATTGGATTAGTCTTTGTCCTACTCTATCATTTCTTTATCAAATATTTCCCAGGTGGCTTTGTAGGGGTTGACCTCTTCTTTACCCTGTCTGGATATTTGACAACCGCCCTTTTGATTGATGAGTTTGCAAAACATAAAAAAATAGATATTGTCAGCTTTTTCAGAAGAAGGTTCTATCGGATTATCCCCCCTCTGGTTTTAACGATTCTTTTGGTTCTTCCACTTGCTCTGCTTGTCCGCAATGATTTCATTGCCAATATCGGCAATCAGATAGCCGCTGCGCTCGGATTCATGACAAACTTCTTTGAAATTCTATCTGGTGGTAGTTACGAGAATCAATTTTCACCTCATCTATTTGTTCATACTTGGACCCTAGCCATAGAAGTTCAGTATTACCTTGTCTGGGCTGGTTTAGTTTGGTATCTGACTCGCATCTCAAAAAGTGTGGGGCAACTACGTGGATCAATTTTTCTAACATCTATAAGCCTCTTCTCGCTAAGTTTTTTAGCAATGTCTATCTCAAGTTTCTTTGTGGATAATTTCTCAACCATTTACTACTCGAGCTTTACCCATACCTTCCCATTCTTCCTCGGAAGCATTCTCGCAACCATCGCTGGTATCGGAAATACAACAACTGCCTTCCAGCAACAAGTGAATACATTGAGTATCAAACAAGCTATAGGTCTGTTTCTTGGAGGACTAGGAGTAGAACTTCTTCTTCTCTTTACTCTTCAATTCAGTTCCATCTGGACCTATCTAATTGGTTTTCTTCTATCCAGTTTAGCTACAGTAACTATGATTTTTGCTGCTCGGGTACTTCACGAGAAAACCGAAGATATCAAAGAACCTGCAATTATCCTCTTCTTTGCAAGTATTTCTTATGGTATCTACCTCTTCCATTGGCCCTTGCTCATTATCTTTACACAATTGACAAATGCCTCTATCGCTGCGGGATTATCCTTTGTTTTTTCTACTATCCTATCAACTATTTCCTTCTATATTCTAGAACCATATATTGCTGGTAAAGTAGGAAGTTTGTTTGGATTACCAATGGACTTGAAACCCTATAAAAAATGGCTTCTTAGCAGCTCTGCTTGCTTGACTGCAATTAGCTTAGGTATCTGTCTGTTTGCACCAAAATTAGGAAGTTTTGAACAAGAGAGCATGGTTAGCAATCTTTATCAAGCTCAGACCCAACTAAATACAACACGATCTGCTGCTGAAAACGCTAAAGCTACTAGTTTTGAAATTCAAAAAGGAGTTATCATCTTTGGCGATTCTGTTACTGTTCGCGCAAGTTCTGCCATACAGACCGCGCTACCAGATGCACAGATTGATGGAACTGTCAGCCGAAATCTCTCTGAAATTGCTAAATTGATAAGTCTTTATCAGCAAAATAATAGTTTGAAAGAGACTGTAGTTGTAGCCCTAGGTACAAATACTACGGATAATTATCAGGAACTACTAGACCAACTAGTCAAAGATTTTCCTAAAGGACGTCGCCTTATTTTTGTCACTCCTTACGATGGAAACTTCACTCCGAGCGAATCCATTTCCTATCAAACAGGTCAATACGAAAAAGAATTGGCTGAAAAATATGATTACATTTCCATTGCAGACTGGTATCAAGTTGCAAAGGATAATCCACCAATTTGGTACAATACCGACCTTGTTCATTTCAATCTTGAAAGTAATGGAGGCGAAGTCTTCGCCCAAACGATAAAAAATGCTGTCGAAGCCGTTGCTGATGGCCCAATCAAAAACTAGATTTATACATCATCATCCTCTGAGAATTTCTCGGAGGATTTTTGCACTATTTTCCGATAAGTCCAGCGCGAACTCTAAGAAATTGCGCTGTGCCTAAGCTCAGTCTCAATAAATCTTGTGAAATAAGCCACTTCTGCAAAGGACCGCAAATTAAAACTCCTACCTTTTACAGTAGGAGTTGGTGTCAAATTGACTATTTTTGCTTACTTTGGAAACGCCATTCAAAGCGTTTCTGATCGTAAAATGGATACATCATTTGTAAAAGAGTGACGGCAAGTAGCCAACCGCCGATAATATCTGTCGGATAGTGAACCCCAATATAGATACGGGATACAGCTACCAGGATAGCAAGTAGAATCAACACGGCTTGTAGCACCAATCTAGCTATGCCTTTCTTCATCCTCTGGTGAACAATAATAACAACTGCTCCTGCAATCATCATAGTTGATGCAGTATGCCAGCTAGGAAATGAGTAACCGATGGTATCAATCAACCATTCAATACTTGGACGCGGACGTTGGTAGACATATTTCAGGGCTGTGGATGCCACACCCATCGCCGCAAAACTAGCAAGTAGGAAATAAGCTTCTATCTTCCATTTTTTATAGTAGTAAAAGATAGCAGCTAGAACCAAGGTAATAGCTAAAATAATAACTGTATTTCCTAAAACAGTAATAGAGGTCCAAAATTGACTGGCTCCACTTGGTAAATTTCCACGAATGGCAGACTGGACAGTCGAGTCAAAACCTGCTAGGGTAGTAGGATAAAATTTTACTACATAGCCCAATATCACAAAGGCCAGAGCAAAAAAAGATGCGTTTCGTAAATGGATTTGTTTATTCTTCATACAATATAGTTTACCTTATAAAGGTTAAACTTTCTTTAAAATAGGTTGGGCTGCTTTGTAACAGATATAAAATATTGCTGAAAGCACAATCCCTTGTAAAAGATTAAAAGGAAGCACCATCATCAAAAGATAGTTAGTCAGACCCAAGATTTCTTTAATATCAAAGTTTGCAAAGGCTGCATAGACAGGCACCGCATAAACGTAATTTAATACCAGCATCACTGCTGTCGAACCAATTGTTGCAACAGCGGCTGCTTTTAAATAATTTTTTATCGCTTGGTCATTTTTCCAGAAATAAGCTACTGCTAAAATGAAAACTGACATAGCTGCAATATTCATCGGTAAGCCAATAATTGTCGATGGTCCCTGATTATTTAAAATCAGTTTGAGAAAAGTTCGTACCAAAAGGATAGCAAAACTAGACTTCATATCTAGAATAAGCAGACCAAATAAAATCGGTACGAGAGAAAAATCCACTTCCAAGAAACTGGCTGTTGGAATCAGCGGAAATTTCAAGTACATGAGCAGAAAGGATACTGCTGAGAGAATGGCGATAATCGTCATTTTGCGTGTGTTTGTCATAAGGTTCCTCCAATTTTTGAAAATTGAAGAAGCGTGGAAGAGTAGGCAAAAAGCCTCCACTTCGTCTTCTCCCATCCAGACTTTACTGTCGGTTGTGGAATTGCACCACATCAGCTTTCGCTCGCAGACTACCAACGGACTATTTTGTTCTAATACTGCGTTAGCTCATCTCGACATACATTCAGTATAGTCTTCGATTCGCTGCCTAGTCTTAAAATAAGATAGCCACGTTTTACACTGCCGGTCGGGAATTGCACCCTGCCCTGAAGACTATTTCATCATACCAAAAAAGCCTTGCATTTGCAAGAGCTTGGTAAGTTTTCACTATTTTAACTTGTCCCCCTCATAGGTGTGAACCAAATCTAGACCAGCAAACTGTTGCTGCCGAAGAGCCTCATATACAATCATACACGCTGTATTAGAGACATTAAGACTACGCACATGTTCATCGTTCATTGGAATACGGATAGCTTTCTCTGGATGTTCACGCATAAAATCTTCTGGCAAGCCCTTATCTTCACGGCCAAATAAGAAATAATGAATGTTCCCATCATCATAGTCTTCATCCGAATAGGTTTTATCAGCAAATTTAGATACTAAGTGAACACGTCCTTGTTTGCTGGCATAATCCATAAATTCTGCTAAATTGTCATAAAAGCGAACATCTAACTTATCCCAATAATCTAGTCCTGCACGTTTCATCTTACGGTCATCAATTGGAAATCCCATAGGCTTAATGATATGGAGAGGACTATTGGTTGCAGCACAAGTTCGAGCAATATTGCCTGTATTCTGTGGAATCTGTGGTTCAAATAAGACAATGTGGTTTTTGGCTGTTTCTTCTATATACTCTAATGTTTCAATATTCATAAGGACCTCTCTGGTGACATTTCACTAAATACGAATACCCTTCGAAAATCAAATCCAAACCATGTCAGCTTCATTTTGCCGTATACCATGCTTGTTTTCTAGTTTCTTTTTTTGATTTTCATTGAGTAAAAAGACTCGATTGTCTCCTATGGCAAGAAAGACAAAAAAATAGCCACACTGCCCGGAGTCAAGCTCAGCAAACAGCATGGTGAATGATGATTCATTCACTTAACTCACAACAGGTTTGAGTTAAATCAATGAAATCGTGATACTATTGTAGCTTAAAGAAGGCTGAAAATCAAGAGTTTTGCCCCATTTTTTTCAAATTTTCATAGAAAATGAAAAAGGAGAGCAAATAAACTCCCCTTTCTTACATTTATTCTGCTGCAATCCCTTTTTCCGCAGTCAACTCAAGATTTTCATGGCCTGATTTACTGTCCGAACCGATATAAACGTCGTAATATTTAACGCGTTTGTTAACGGCAGTAATACTTTCACGTTCAAAGGTTGGAATTGCAAAGGCTTGTTCGAATGCATATTCTTGCCAAGCTTTGTAATTTTCAATATTTTTCTGTTCGTCAAATGACTCAGCAGAGGTAATTTTATTTAAAAGTGCTGTGTTTTCATCTGAAACGAAGCGAGTATAGTTGTACATCGCTTCAGGTCCCCACAATGATGTCGGGTCTGGATCTAGGCCAGCAATCCAAGCAGCAAGATAGACGTCAATCCCCTCATCATCGGCAGCAATTGATTCATAGAAAGTATTGTACTCAATGGTTCTTCCTGTATAGAGTTCCACATTCAAACCAATTTCTTTCCACCATGTAAGGTATTGCTGTACCATGGTTTCTTGCGTTTCGGTTGATTTCTGTGCTGCAACACTGATGGTAAGTGGTTTTCCATCAGCATCTTCACGCATACCGTCTCCATCAACATCTTTATATCCTGCCTCATCGAGAAGTTTCTTAGCCTTTTCAGGATCATAACTATAGCCAGCTAGTTCTGAATCGTGAACATCTCCAAAGAAAGAGATAATTAGTGAGTTTGTCGGGTGATACAAGCCGTTATATAATTTCTCTCCAATCACCGCATTGTCCAACGCATATCCCATTGCTTGACGCAATTTAACATTATTCATCTTAGCATTAGGATTGGTCACATTTTTACCGCTGGTCTCATCGTACTTACCAAGATTGAAGCCAATATAATTGTAAATACCATCCAGACTACCTAGCAAAGTAATATTTGATAAGTCCTTATAAGATTCGTACTGGTCTGTTGGCATATCAGCAATATCATAATTGCCTGCTCTCATTTCTGCAACAATCGTATCTGGTGAAACAATATCAATCCTGTAACTATCTAGCTTAACTTTCCCTTTAAAGTAGTACTCATTTGGTACATAGGTCACCGACTCGCCATTGACAATTTCCTTGACCTTATAAGGGCCCATACCGACAACTTTTGCCGTACGAGAATACTCACTTGATTCCCAATCTTTGACTGCAATGTCTTTAAAAATGTGTTTCGGCATGACTAAATAAGGTACTCCCCCACCAGCATACATCATGGATGGAGACATGTCTTTCACTGAGAGAACTACCGTATAGTCATCAACCTTCTTAACGCCTGAAATTTCACTTGCTGTTCCAGCCTGAAATTCTTCAAAACCAATGATATTTGTATAGGTAGTGTCTGCACGAACCCCTGTATAGTCTGGACTAGCTAGTTGTTCGATTGTGAAAATATAATCATCGATGGTGAAGCCTTGCCCATCGGACCACTTATAGTCCTTGCCTGTCAAACTAACGGTAACTGTCTTTGCGTCTACATCAAACTCTGCCTTAGCAAGACCTGAATCGTCTAACTTACGAGCTGAATCATATCCAAACATAGAAATATCAACCATGTCTGCAAAGGTTGAGTCTACCGCCGTTTGCGATAATTCATCAATTAAGATACCGGTCGAAGGTGCCGAAGCTACCAAGGCATATTTGAGACTCCCGCCTTCGATAGTTTGTCCTTCGTTTGTCACTTCTGAGTTAAATGTCAGAGCAACATCGCTCGTCTTTTCTTTAGTTTGACAAGCTGTTAACGCTGCAATAGAAAGCAGACCGATACCAGTTAAAGCGATGTTTTTCATTCTTTTCATATCTCTACCCCATTTATTTATTTTGAATAGTATAGCACGATTTAGCATAAATATGCAACTATCTGACCAACAATATTCGCCTTTGAGTACTCTCACTTTCTTCCATTCTAACTAAAAATGATCAGGTATGAAGGTCAAGGCAAACTCCCCTCATACCTACTGCTTCTTAGTTTTTAATGATAATCCACTAAGCCCAAGACTCAATGAACTCGGATAAGTATAGTATAGTCTTGTCGGTAACAAAAAGGAGAGTCATTTGGTTTATCTTTGATTACTTTGTTAAATGGCAGACTGTACTTCACGATTGCTACCTAGTATCGTAAGTACAATGTTCAGCCTTCAGAGGCTCCCAAACCTTTTGAGAGAGTACTAAAGGCAACCTAAAAACCTATATTTATACAGAACAAAAAGTAGGTTGCCCTACTTCTGCCTATTTCTTTTCAGACTAAACCTGTCCGGCACAGGATCTTCCCCACCTTCCACAAAGGGATGACAGCGACCAATTCGAGCCAACCCCATCAAAAAGCCCTTGAGTCCATGTTTTTGTAAGGCCTCGATCATATAAGCCGAACAAGTCGGACGGTAACGACAAGAGGGGGGAAAAAGAGGAGAAATAAATTTCTGATAGAATCGGACCAAGCCGATCAAGAGTCTAGTCATTATTTTTTAACTGGCTTAGTAACAGCCAGGGTATGTAGCTTACTGATGTCTTTCTTGTTGAGCTTGCGGTATTCTCCTGGACGTAGGCCGGTCAAGTCAAGATTACCAAAGCGAGTACGAGACAGCTTATCTACCTGCAAGCCGACAGCCTCAAACATCTTCTTAACCTGGTGGTTTCGACCTTCATGGATTGTTAATTCTACAACTGAGCGGTTCTTAACAGGGTCCACCTTGATAATCTCATACACCGCAGGCTTGGTCTTTTTGCCATCAATGACAACACCACGGGTCAAGGGACGCAAGACTTCCTTGTTGGCAACCCCTTTGACACGCGCCAAGTAAACCTTATCAATCTCGTTACGTGGGTGAATCATCTCATCTGTAAAATCACCGTCATTGGTCAAAATCAAAACCCCAGATGTATCCCAGTCCAAACGACCAACAGGATAAATCCGCTCCTTAACTGTTGGCAACAAGTCCACAACCGTCTTTCTTCCCTTGTCGTCTGACACACTAGAAATAACACCTCGTGGTTTATTGAGGAGATAGTAGACCTTCTCTTCGTTATAAATTGGTTGTCCCTCAACCTCTACCTTATCACCCGATTTGATAACTGTCCCTAGCTCACGAACAACCTGACCATTTACAGTAACTAGTCCTTGTTTGATTAGTTCTTCTGCCTTACGACGACTGGCAACTCCAGCATGGGCAATGTATTTATTAATTCTCATTTTCTAACTCATTTCTTTCTACGAATAGCTCTGTTTCTTCTTGAATCAAATCTATTTCAGACACATCAGGCAATTCTTCTAGACTATTAATTCCCATGTAATCCAGGAAATAATCCGTCGTCACATAGAGATTTGGTCTACCAAGAACCTCTTTCTTACCGTTCTCACGAATGAGGTCAAAGGCCTGCAACTTACTGATGGCACCGCTGGAATTGACCCCACGAATATCATCAACTTCAATCCGAGTAATGGGTTGCTTATAGGCTACGATTGATAAGGTTTCCAAAAGAGCCCGTGACATAGTCTGATTGATTGGTGTTTTGGCATAGATTCGCAAAAGATTTGCATATTCTTTTTTAGTAACCAACTTGTAGCGGTTGGAGGATTCTAAGATGGCTAAGCCTGAGGCTTTGTCTGCCATATATTTCTCACTAAGTTTCTCTAACTGCTGGCTGACAGCTGTCGGCTGCATTTCCAACATCTCTGCCAAATTTCGTAACGTCAAGCCATCCTCACCTGCCACAAAGAGCAGGACTTCGATTTCAGCTAAGCGATTCATCTTCACTCCTTACTAGATAAATATCTCCAAAAGTCTCTGTCTGTTCCAAGACGATTTCATGAACCTTGACCAATTCCAAAGTCGCAAGGAAGATCGTAATCATTTCATTGACATCTTGACTTTCTTGAAAAAGCTGACGGAGTTCAAGGCGTGGACCAGTCTCGAAACGACTGCGAACAAAGTCCATCATGTCTTCGATTTTATATTCATCACGGGCAATGGTCGTATGAGACTGACGGAGGCTTGCCTGTTTTTCAGCCATTACTTTAGAAAAAGCTAGGAAAATGTCAATGACGGTCTTATCCTTGGCTAATTGTACATCATCATAAATCAAATCTAATTTAGGTTTTGAAAAATAGTTCGCCCGTTCATCATGTTGCTCCCCTAATTTCTCACTAAGAAGCTTGAACTTGCGGTATTCTTCCAACTGGTCCAAGAGGTCCATTTCAGGATCATCTTCGGGATCAATTTGCTCAACAACCTTCGGTAATAACCGACGACTTTTGATGACCATCAATTGACTAGCCATGAGCATATATTCTCCCGCTACCTCTAAACGCATGGCTTGCAAGGTAGCAATGTAGGCTAAATATTGCTCGATAACCTCTGTAATCGGAACCTCGTAAATATCTACTTGATACTTGGACACCAGGTGTAGCAGGAGATCAAGTGGCCCTTCAAAATCTTTTAATTTTATATCCATTATCTAAATTTTTCCAAACTCATGCTTGTTTTCAGTCCCAACTGCTTGGCGATTTGGTCCAAGGATTTTCCTTCGTCTATCTGTTTTAGAATATACTGTTCTCGTAATTTTTGGGCTGTCCAATCAGGCTTGCCAATGGACTGGACAAATTCTGTCAGACGATTAAAGAACCATTGACGAGAATAGGTCTGTCCCTTCTTATCGAAGACATAGCTTCCAGACAGATGAGGCTCCATATAGGGTATCACTTCCTTGGGCAGACTGAGCACGCGCTTAGTCGTCCCTTTCTCAACTGTCAGAACTTGAAAATCCAGATTGACCTGCTGACTAGTCAGCTCTGCTATTTCACTAGGAGTCAGCCCTAGTAAGGCAATCAAAAGAGCAATCAGTTGCCCATCAAGCCAAGGACTTTCTTGAAAGAGGAGAGTTAAATCCTCACGCTCCAGCTTCTTTTTGACGCTGGCTGGACCTGACATCGTTTGCAATTTATAAAAACGATCCAGGAGATTATTTTCATAAAGAAAGTAGAGAAATTGATTGACCGCTGACATTTTTCTTTTCTGAGCAGCAGGTTTCAAGTCTAGAAGAGACTGCTGATAGACCAAAAGAGACTGTTGGCTAATCTCCCCCTTTGTTACTGTCACAAATTGCTGCAGGTCATAGGTATAGGACTTTTGGCTGTTGACACTGACCTTTTTGCTCTGGATAAAAGATTCAATCGCCTGCTTCATTTCTTGCCTTCTTTTGATGCTAGGGGGAAATTATGCAAGAGAGCATTGATTGCCTTTAAGATGGATTTTCGTGTAATGATTCCCATAAATTCTCTATTTTCCCCAAGAACGGGTAAGAAAGATTGATCTACTAGCTTGCGCATCACTTCTGTCAAATCATAATCCAGACCAACAGTCTCTTCATCTGTCTTTACAATCACAGAAATATCTCTGTTTAACTCATCATCCGATAGTTCATTTTCAGCTTGATATTTAATGATTTCCGTCAAGCCGATGGTGCCGAAGAAACGACCGTCTTCTGTTACCACAGGTACGCGTGAATAGGTCATGTGACTGAGTAACAGTTTCGCATGGTCAATATTATGCGTATCAATAATTACTGCCAATTTATCCGCTGGTGTCAAGAAAGTTTCTTCCTGGTCCAATAAAAAGGCTTCAAATTCTCTTGCAATCATCTTGAAATATCCTTTGTCAATGCTGGGTAAAGTTGGTGCTGTCGATTGTAGTAATCCACATGGAAGTGATCGTCATAGATGGTCACAAGAGCATAGAGACATTCTCTGACCAGACCACGAGGTTGACTAACGGAGCCAGGATTGAGGAAGAGGGTCTTGCCACGCACTTCGGCATCTGGCACATGTAAATGCCCATATAAACAAATGTCCGCATCCACTTCCTGGGCCCAATAATCCAACCGTTGCCAGCCGTAATTAATGCCATAAAGATGACCATGAGTCTGGGCGATAGTCACACCATCCAATTGAGTAATGAGCTGGTCAGGGTAACCACCAAAATAGTCGCAGTTCCCATTGACCACTTGAATGCCCTCCCAGAGACTATCTTGACTATCTAGCTCTGAATCGCCATTGTGAAAGATGGCATCGATCTTCCCAAGATAATGATGTTTAATATCCTCTACAATCTGTCTATCCCCATGAGAGTCGCTCATGACTAGGATTGTTTTGCTTGCTCCTGCCATACTGGAAATGCCTCCACTAATTTTTCTAGTGCTTGTGCACGGTGGGAAATCTTATTTTTTTCTTCTAGGGTCAATTCTGCCGAAGTCTTACCTGTTTCGCCTACGAGGAAAAGTGGATCATATCCAAACCCATTTTCCCCACGGAGTTCCATACCGATAAAGCCTTCCCAGTCCGCTTCGACCACCAAACTCTCACGATTTGGAGCAGCCATGACCAGAGTACAATGGAATTGTGCCGAACGATTTTTCAAGTCGAAGACCATGGCCAACTCGTGCAAGAGCTTGGCATTATTGAGCTCATCTGTGGCATCTGGACCTGAAAAACGTGCAGACCAAACTCCTGGTAAACCACCTAAAGCATCAACCTTCAAACCCGAATCATCTGCCAAGACCATCTTGCCTGTCAGCTCTGCTATGGTTTCAGCCTTGAGCCGTGCATTTTCCTCAAAGGTCATACCTGTTTCTGCTACATCTGGCAGGTCAGGATAATTGTTGAGGTTCTCGACCTGGTAGCCAAAACGCTCAAAAAACTTGCGAAATTCCTTGGTCTTACCTTCATTTTTAGTGGCAATCAAGATGGTATCTCCCACGCTTGCCAACCCCTTGTCTTGACCGAAGAAATCTGCCGTGCTAACCCCTGCTTGGGGCAGATGAACCAAGAGAAGCTTGTCATTTTCTGTTACCAGAATAGCTCCTTGGTGTTGAAGAACCTGCAAGTCACGACCTGTTTCTGTCTTGATGATTTCCACTATAAAGCGAAAAAGCTGGAAATCAGATTGTTTCCTTACGATTGTCACATCATAGC
This region of Streptococcus suis genomic DNA includes:
- a CDS encoding low molecular weight protein-tyrosine-phosphatase, whose translation is MKKIVFVCLGNICRSPMAEFVMKDLTNQFHIESRATSNWEHGNPIYPGTQKIFQKHNIPYDQNKSSQQMSQTDFETFDVIIGMDSNNVRDLQKMAPAHAQNKIFQFAEKSVPDPWYTGDFDETYEMVKKGCQDWLDRLQSFDQE
- a CDS encoding acyltransferase family protein yields the protein MKIKWLSVIRVIGLVFVLLYHFFIKYFPGGFVGVDLFFTLSGYLTTALLIDEFAKHKKIDIVSFFRRRFYRIIPPLVLTILLVLPLALLVRNDFIANIGNQIAAALGFMTNFFEILSGGSYENQFSPHLFVHTWTLAIEVQYYLVWAGLVWYLTRISKSVGQLRGSIFLTSISLFSLSFLAMSISSFFVDNFSTIYYSSFTHTFPFFLGSILATIAGIGNTTTAFQQQVNTLSIKQAIGLFLGGLGVELLLLFTLQFSSIWTYLIGFLLSSLATVTMIFAARVLHEKTEDIKEPAIILFFASISYGIYLFHWPLLIIFTQLTNASIAAGLSFVFSTILSTISFYILEPYIAGKVGSLFGLPMDLKPYKKWLLSSSACLTAISLGICLFAPKLGSFEQESMVSNLYQAQTQLNTTRSAAENAKATSFEIQKGVIIFGDSVTVRASSAIQTALPDAQIDGTVSRNLSEIAKLISLYQQNNSLKETVVVALGTNTTDNYQELLDQLVKDFPKGRRLIFVTPYDGNFTPSESISYQTGQYEKELAEKYDYISIADWYQVAKDNPPIWYNTDLVHFNLESNGGEVFAQTIKNAVEAVADGPIKN
- a CDS encoding phosphatase PAP2 family protein; the protein is MKNKQIHLRNASFFALAFVILGYVVKFYPTTLAGFDSTVQSAIRGNLPSGASQFWTSITVLGNTVIILAITLVLAAIFYYYKKWKIEAYFLLASFAAMGVASTALKYVYQRPRPSIEWLIDTIGYSFPSWHTASTMMIAGAVVIIVHQRMKKGIARLVLQAVLILLAILVAVSRIYIGVHYPTDIIGGWLLAVTLLQMMYPFYDQKRFEWRFQSKQK
- a CDS encoding ECF transporter S component — protein: MTNTRKMTIIAILSAVSFLLMYLKFPLIPTASFLEVDFSLVPILFGLLILDMKSSFAILLVRTFLKLILNNQGPSTIIGLPMNIAAMSVFILAVAYFWKNDQAIKNYLKAAAVATIGSTAVMLVLNYVYAVPVYAAFANFDIKEILGLTNYLLMMVLPFNLLQGIVLSAIFYICYKAAQPILKKV
- a CDS encoding tRNA (cytidine(34)-2'-O)-methyltransferase; translated protein: MNIETLEYIEETAKNHIVLFEPQIPQNTGNIARTCAATNSPLHIIKPMGFPIDDRKMKRAGLDYWDKLDVRFYDNLAEFMDYASKQGRVHLVSKFADKTYSDEDYDDGNIHYFLFGREDKGLPEDFMREHPEKAIRIPMNDEHVRSLNVSNTACMIVYEALRQQQFAGLDLVHTYEGDKLK
- a CDS encoding oligopeptide ABC transporter substrate-binding protein, which codes for MKRMKNIALTGIGLLSIAALTACQTKEKTSDVALTFNSEVTNEGQTIEGGSLKYALVASAPSTGILIDELSQTAVDSTFADMVDISMFGYDSARKLDDSGLAKAEFDVDAKTVTVSLTGKDYKWSDGQGFTIDDYIFTIEQLASPDYTGVRADTTYTNIIGFEEFQAGTASEISGVKKVDDYTVVLSVKDMSPSMMYAGGGVPYLVMPKHIFKDIAVKDWESSEYSRTAKVVGMGPYKVKEIVNGESVTYVPNEYYFKGKVKLDSYRIDIVSPDTIVAEMRAGNYDIADMPTDQYESYKDLSNITLLGSLDGIYNYIGFNLGKYDETSGKNVTNPNAKMNNVKLRQAMGYALDNAVIGEKLYNGLYHPTNSLIISFFGDVHDSELAGYSYDPEKAKKLLDEAGYKDVDGDGMREDADGKPLTISVAAQKSTETQETMVQQYLTWWKEIGLNVELYTGRTIEYNTFYESIAADDEGIDVYLAAWIAGLDPDPTSLWGPEAMYNYTRFVSDENTALLNKITSAESFDEQKNIENYKAWQEYAFEQAFAIPTFERESITAVNKRVKYYDVYIGSDSKSGHENLELTAEKGIAAE
- the yidD gene encoding membrane protein insertion efficiency factor YidD, with product MTRLLIGLVRFYQKFISPLFPPSCRYRPTCSAYMIEALQKHGLKGFLMGLARIGRCHPFVEGGEDPVPDRFSLKRNRQK
- a CDS encoding pseudouridine synthase, encoding MRINKYIAHAGVASRRKAEELIKQGLVTVNGQVVRELGTVIKSGDKVEVEGQPIYNEEKVYYLLNKPRGVISSVSDDKGRKTVVDLLPTVKERIYPVGRLDWDTSGVLILTNDGDFTDEMIHPRNEIDKVYLARVKGVANKEVLRPLTRGVVIDGKKTKPAVYEIIKVDPVKNRSVVELTIHEGRNHQVKKMFEAVGLQVDKLSRTRFGNLDLTGLRPGEYRKLNKKDISKLHTLAVTKPVKK
- the scpB gene encoding SMC-Scp complex subunit ScpB is translated as MNRLAEIEVLLFVAGEDGLTLRNLAEMLEMQPTAVSQQLEKLSEKYMADKASGLAILESSNRYKLVTKKEYANLLRIYAKTPINQTMSRALLETLSIVAYKQPITRIEVDDIRGVNSSGAISKLQAFDLIRENGKKEVLGRPNLYVTTDYFLDYMGINSLEELPDVSEIDLIQEETELFVERNELENEN
- a CDS encoding segregation/condensation protein A is translated as MDIKLKDFEGPLDLLLHLVSKYQVDIYEVPITEVIEQYLAYIATLQAMRLEVAGEYMLMASQLMVIKSRRLLPKVVEQIDPEDDPEMDLLDQLEEYRKFKLLSEKLGEQHDERANYFSKPKLDLIYDDVQLAKDKTVIDIFLAFSKVMAEKQASLRQSHTTIARDEYKIEDMMDFVRSRFETGPRLELRQLFQESQDVNEMITIFLATLELVKVHEIVLEQTETFGDIYLVRSEDESLS
- the xerD gene encoding site-specific tyrosine recombinase XerD: MKQAIESFIQSKKVSVNSQKSYTYDLQQFVTVTKGEISQQSLLVYQQSLLDLKPAAQKRKMSAVNQFLYFLYENNLLDRFYKLQTMSGPASVKKKLEREDLTLLFQESPWLDGQLIALLIALLGLTPSEIAELTSQQVNLDFQVLTVEKGTTKRVLSLPKEVIPYMEPHLSGSYVFDKKGQTYSRQWFFNRLTEFVQSIGKPDWTAQKLREQYILKQIDEGKSLDQIAKQLGLKTSMSLEKFR